A window of the Haloquadratum walsbyi C23 genome harbors these coding sequences:
- a CDS encoding IS4-like element ISHwa2 family transposase: MGRRSRSWKPELDEDGQLCDMDVSGWIQTEFRSAEFGDKRLSDRLVQLGDELGSSPAESIPAACGDWASTKATYRFCDNESVDPNEVLSAHKQQQQSRVSRSDELLIVSDTTELVFPRHPSKEGLGDIGNSEMDLEGIKLHSTIGINPRTHRMTGVIDQQPLIEDQQADEKYDANGKAEPIQLDSEHEKWSRGDRQARDWLADDIRPLFIHDRGADSFAFYEGVTREMENAGFIIRASQNRRIWTDDGEPGKLFDWSSDLAEQGRKTIEIQQGGGREARTAELSIATGTCELRAPKNNPEQEGSIEVNVVRVDEVGENDDPIQWVLLTTESVEEFEETLTLIDYYGLRWRIEDWHKVLKSGCNIEERQLQTWERMEVLLSMYSVIAWKVLELRELARDDSSVSPAVLLSEAERTILETKFPELSGQDGKSYAVSVAKLGGYLDRGSDPPPGWKTMWKGLQKLRMWAEGYELGTE, translated from the coding sequence ATGGGGCGTCGCTCACGGAGTTGGAAGCCAGAACTCGATGAAGATGGGCAGCTGTGTGACATGGATGTTTCAGGATGGATTCAAACGGAGTTTCGATCAGCCGAGTTTGGAGACAAGCGCCTGAGTGACCGACTAGTACAACTTGGGGATGAACTCGGCAGCTCACCTGCCGAGTCCATCCCTGCTGCCTGCGGAGACTGGGCGTCCACAAAAGCTACATACCGATTTTGCGATAATGAGAGTGTGGATCCCAACGAGGTTCTCTCTGCTCACAAGCAGCAACAGCAATCAAGAGTGAGTCGGTCAGACGAACTCCTGATTGTCTCCGATACCACCGAACTCGTGTTTCCGAGACACCCCTCCAAGGAGGGTCTCGGCGATATTGGCAACTCTGAAATGGATCTCGAAGGTATCAAGCTTCACTCCACGATCGGAATCAATCCACGGACCCATCGAATGACTGGGGTCATCGATCAGCAGCCGCTGATCGAGGACCAGCAGGCCGATGAGAAGTACGATGCCAACGGCAAAGCAGAGCCGATTCAACTTGACAGTGAACATGAGAAATGGAGCCGTGGCGACAGGCAAGCCAGAGACTGGCTTGCCGACGATATCCGCCCGCTATTTATCCATGACCGAGGCGCAGATTCATTCGCGTTCTACGAGGGAGTCACCAGAGAGATGGAAAATGCTGGCTTCATCATCCGAGCGAGTCAAAACCGACGGATTTGGACTGATGATGGTGAACCTGGAAAACTCTTTGACTGGAGCAGCGACCTTGCCGAGCAAGGTCGCAAAACAATCGAGATTCAACAGGGAGGTGGGCGCGAAGCGAGAACAGCGGAGTTGTCGATAGCCACTGGAACGTGTGAGTTGCGCGCGCCAAAGAATAATCCTGAACAAGAGGGTTCAATCGAGGTGAATGTCGTGAGAGTTGACGAGGTCGGTGAAAATGACGACCCGATTCAGTGGGTGTTGCTCACCACTGAATCGGTCGAAGAGTTTGAGGAAACGCTGACACTCATCGACTATTACGGTCTCCGCTGGCGAATTGAAGACTGGCATAAAGTGCTCAAGAGTGGCTGTAACATCGAAGAACGGCAACTGCAGACTTGGGAGCGGATGGAAGTGTTGTTGAGCATGTATTCAGTGATCGCGTGGAAAGTTCTGGAGCTACGAGAACTTGCTCGTGATGATAGTTCAGTATCTCCGGCGGTCCTGCTGAGTGAGGCAGAGCGCACAATTCTGGAAACGAAATTTCCAGAATTGAGCGGTCAAGATGGGAAATCATACGCAGTGAGCGTGGCTAAACTCGGCGGTTATCTTGATCGTGGTTCAGATCCGCCACCAGGGTGGAAGACGATGTGGAAAGGACTCCAGAAGCTACGCATGTGGGCTGAAGGATACGAACTCGGTACTGAATGA
- a CDS encoding FUN14 domain-containing protein yields MVDLLQLSLDPTQLGIEFGSGAVIGAVIGFAAKKVAKLIALLVGIELAIFKFLESRDIIFVDWSRLTAGLAETTQSAADGTPPGWISTILSTLSVSVGFTGGFLAGFKKG; encoded by the coding sequence ATGGTCGACTTACTGCAGCTATCACTGGATCCAACACAACTTGGGATTGAATTTGGTAGCGGAGCGGTCATTGGGGCAGTAATTGGATTTGCGGCTAAAAAGGTTGCAAAGCTGATTGCACTACTCGTTGGGATTGAACTTGCAATATTCAAATTTCTCGAATCACGAGATATCATCTTTGTTGATTGGAGTCGGCTGACTGCTGGGCTTGCTGAAACGACACAAAGCGCGGCTGACGGCACGCCGCCCGGATGGATCTCAACAATTCTCTCGACGCTTTCAGTCTCGGTTGGGTTTACCGGTGGATTTCTCGCTGGATTCAAGAAGGGATAA
- the moaC gene encoding cyclic pyranopterin monophosphate synthase MoaC, translated as MTEDINTQTDTKHSDNENQSPDTELTHVNADGDAQMVDVGAKPDTNRRASARGEIELTQTTVDAVRDNEIGKGDVLATARIGAIQAVKHTWETIPMCHQIPITNVDTVFDLHETAVELRVTVETTGKTGCEMEALEGVTTGLNVIWDMVKAAEKDDAGQYPKTAITNIEVVNKQKQSET; from the coding sequence ATGACTGAGGATATTAATACACAAACAGACACCAAACACTCTGATAATGAAAATCAAAGCCCTGATACAGAATTGACGCATGTCAATGCTGACGGTGATGCACAGATGGTTGATGTCGGAGCGAAACCGGACACAAATCGACGGGCCAGCGCTCGTGGGGAGATCGAACTCACACAAACAACAGTTGATGCGGTCCGCGACAATGAAATTGGAAAGGGCGATGTCCTTGCGACTGCACGGATCGGTGCTATACAGGCAGTCAAACATACATGGGAGACCATCCCAATGTGTCATCAAATCCCAATTACAAATGTCGACACGGTATTTGATCTGCATGAGACTGCAGTTGAGCTACGTGTCACCGTTGAGACAACTGGTAAAACCGGGTGTGAAATGGAAGCACTTGAGGGTGTGACAACAGGATTAAATGTTATTTGGGATATGGTAAAAGCTGCTGAGAAAGATGACGCAGGGCAATATCCTAAAACAGCAATCACCAATATCGAGGTTGTAAATAAACAAAAACAAAGTGAAACGTAG
- a CDS encoding bifunctional ADP-dependent NAD(P)H-hydrate dehydratase/NAD(P)H-hydrate epimerase, giving the protein MITSARMAAVDRNAEALGVSPQQLMESGGNAVAKTVRELTDVDVESETPPVAVIVAGRGNNGGDGFVTARFLDEYIVSVLLLGRPETIRTSTAKQNWEALMKGGYDTTVVQDTSSIEIVGPNGESPDIVVDAMLGTGVTGALREPEATAASQINHTDATVLSVDVPSGVNADTGSSTGVAVEPNHVVTFHDQKPGLTAIDAGVTVADIGIPQAAEQTAGPGDLYSLSRPTQSHKGDFGEVLIIGGGPYTGAPALSAQAALRAGADLVRIACPVAIADEIQSYSESLIVRAYPGERLTPTALEHVQSLAADHDVTVLGPGLGDDEKTLSVVASFLRGHTGTVVVDADALSVVPTVDPAGEIICTPHQGELEAMGGETADDWEHRAKKMSAFISELSDSHTLLVKGAIDIISNGETTRINRTGNPGMTVGGTGDILAGVVGALACVLSPIQAATVGAYANGRAGDITVEKRGNGLLATDLLETIPTALQDPKDVTAGVSSDD; this is encoded by the coding sequence ATGATCACAAGTGCACGCATGGCAGCTGTGGATCGTAACGCTGAGGCACTGGGGGTCTCTCCACAACAGCTCATGGAATCAGGTGGTAACGCTGTTGCGAAGACAGTGCGGGAGCTGACTGATGTAGACGTTGAATCAGAGACACCACCAGTCGCTGTTATTGTTGCAGGACGTGGAAACAATGGTGGTGATGGCTTTGTTACCGCTCGATTCCTTGATGAGTATATTGTGAGTGTTTTGTTATTAGGGCGTCCAGAGACAATCCGAACATCAACCGCAAAGCAAAATTGGGAGGCACTCATGAAGGGTGGGTACGACACAACAGTTGTTCAAGATACATCGAGTATCGAAATCGTCGGACCAAATGGCGAATCACCAGACATTGTCGTTGATGCAATGCTTGGGACGGGAGTCACCGGTGCTCTTCGCGAACCTGAGGCAACAGCAGCCAGCCAGATCAATCATACTGATGCGACCGTTTTATCAGTTGATGTGCCCTCAGGGGTCAATGCTGATACAGGTTCATCCACAGGTGTTGCGGTTGAGCCAAATCATGTCGTTACATTTCATGATCAAAAACCAGGACTCACGGCGATTGATGCAGGTGTAACAGTCGCAGATATCGGTATTCCACAGGCAGCCGAGCAGACTGCTGGACCTGGTGATCTGTATTCGCTTTCACGCCCTACACAAAGTCATAAGGGTGACTTCGGTGAGGTGCTTATCATCGGTGGTGGACCATACACTGGTGCTCCCGCATTGAGTGCACAAGCAGCACTACGGGCTGGCGCTGATTTGGTTCGTATTGCATGCCCAGTGGCAATCGCTGATGAAATACAAAGTTACAGTGAGAGCCTAATCGTTAGGGCATATCCTGGAGAACGACTTACACCAACTGCGCTTGAACATGTGCAGTCACTTGCGGCGGATCATGATGTCACGGTACTTGGTCCAGGGCTTGGTGATGATGAAAAAACACTATCAGTCGTTGCTTCGTTTCTCCGCGGGCACACTGGAACGGTCGTTGTCGATGCTGATGCACTGTCGGTTGTTCCGACGGTTGACCCTGCTGGTGAGATAATCTGCACACCACATCAAGGCGAATTAGAGGCAATGGGGGGTGAAACAGCGGATGACTGGGAGCATCGAGCAAAGAAAATGTCAGCATTCATCTCAGAACTTTCTGATAGTCATACATTACTTGTCAAAGGAGCAATTGATATCATTAGTAATGGCGAAACAACCCGAATAAATCGAACTGGAAATCCAGGAATGACAGTCGGTGGTACAGGCGATATCCTCGCAGGTGTCGTTGGCGCACTTGCATGCGTTCTTAGCCCGATTCAAGCAGCAACCGTCGGTGCATACGCTAACGGTCGGGCTGGCGATATCACCGTTGAGAAGCGCGGAAATGGGCTGCTTGCAACGGATCTTTTAGAGACAATACCAACTGCATTACAGGATCCAAAAGATGTGACAGCAGGGGTGAGCTCAGATGACTGA
- a CDS encoding MFS transporter yields the protein MTRRLFGTLCGLVLLVNFGRTVFAPLVEPLQVAFGVGPATIGFVTTLVWVGSALPRIPVGYVLTRVPRHHVVLTAGGLLSVSAAFTASATSIWTLQLGALAIGIASGGYFVAAIPLIGELRPDRVGRSIGIHGTAAQIAAVIAAPIAVAAVTALDWRAAFWALAVTTAVTTILLAGTARAIEGQIGTGPDRDFSAVLTHWRVVVVGLIMIVVAGFVWQGVFNFYVSYLIDAKSIPAAQAGGYLTIVFAAGVPAFWLSGQLVDRFAPVPYILTMLGVYATSLFMLTRVSGIVGILSCSILIGFAIHSLFPALDTWLLGVLPSEVRASAYAVFSGIALLIEATGSSAVGLLTAAGYTFDAVFTLFAAGVAVVLIALLIAFHGGSIPQPAAVEPTGE from the coding sequence GTGACGCGACGGCTCTTTGGAACTCTTTGTGGATTGGTCCTCCTCGTTAATTTTGGACGGACGGTGTTTGCACCACTCGTTGAACCACTTCAAGTAGCCTTTGGTGTTGGTCCAGCGACAATTGGATTTGTAACGACACTTGTCTGGGTCGGAAGTGCACTCCCACGTATTCCGGTTGGATACGTGCTTACCCGTGTTCCACGACACCATGTTGTTCTTACAGCGGGCGGACTCCTTTCGGTGTCAGCAGCATTTACTGCAAGTGCAACGTCCATTTGGACGCTTCAACTAGGAGCACTTGCAATTGGTATTGCTTCTGGTGGATACTTTGTTGCTGCCATCCCATTGATTGGTGAACTCCGACCGGACCGGGTTGGTCGATCAATCGGAATTCATGGAACGGCTGCACAAATAGCAGCCGTCATTGCGGCACCTATTGCCGTTGCTGCGGTAACAGCGCTTGATTGGCGTGCAGCCTTTTGGGCGCTTGCAGTGACTACAGCAGTAACAACAATACTGCTTGCTGGTACAGCTCGTGCCATTGAAGGACAAATCGGCACTGGACCTGACAGAGACTTCTCTGCAGTACTCACACACTGGCGTGTTGTCGTCGTTGGACTCATTATGATTGTCGTTGCCGGATTCGTCTGGCAGGGTGTATTCAATTTTTATGTTTCATATCTGATTGACGCTAAATCAATCCCTGCTGCACAAGCAGGTGGATATCTCACAATCGTCTTTGCGGCTGGTGTTCCTGCATTCTGGCTCTCAGGACAGCTCGTTGACCGATTTGCACCAGTCCCATACATCCTCACAATGCTCGGTGTGTACGCTACATCATTATTTATGCTTACCCGCGTTTCCGGTATTGTCGGCATTCTTAGCTGCTCAATACTCATTGGATTCGCAATCCATAGTCTCTTTCCGGCATTGGATACATGGCTGCTTGGTGTTCTTCCATCTGAGGTTCGTGCAAGCGCGTATGCTGTTTTCAGTGGAATTGCACTTTTGATTGAGGCAACAGGAAGCAGTGCTGTTGGGTTACTGACTGCTGCAGGATATACCTTCGATGCCGTGTTTACCCTCTTCGCCGCCGGAGTTGCTGTTGTATTAATAGCACTGCTCATCGCTTTTCACGGTGGATCGATTCCACAACCAGCAGCAGTGGAGCCGACTGGTGAATAA
- a CDS encoding DUF7576 family protein produces MVDPTSDLGEDVDESNASTCATCGEAIVQLPTHHVVTWIEDGTAQHRHFCSETCHTEFESNSNFNSNSEN; encoded by the coding sequence ATGGTAGACCCGACTTCGGATCTTGGAGAAGATGTCGACGAATCTAATGCCTCGACATGTGCGACCTGTGGCGAAGCAATCGTGCAGTTACCAACTCACCATGTCGTCACATGGATTGAGGATGGAACTGCTCAACATCGACATTTCTGTTCAGAAACATGTCATACTGAATTTGAGTCTAATTCTAATTTCAATTCCAACAGTGAGAACTGA
- a CDS encoding FAD-dependent oxidoreductase, giving the protein MAFSEATITSISEISPDCKQYIVELNDGSFNGKPGQHTAIQTENGVKPYSVLAVDDTRIGLMLRAYGTDGVADYMDERSVGDTIQVKPTLTGSLTLQQTDRPAVFIGTGTGITPLIGLLQEYLANGGPQAVFMFGEKTQEQLLYKPLLEQYELTYPVETRFSLSREEWHGHTGYIQEQLSGVTDSLGSDADYYICGVPVAVVAAKERLDELGIPSDRVHTEGWEDAQVA; this is encoded by the coding sequence ATGGCTTTTTCTGAGGCAACGATTACGAGCATTAGCGAGATCAGCCCAGATTGTAAACAATATATTGTCGAGTTGAATGATGGTAGCTTTAACGGTAAGCCTGGACAACACACAGCAATTCAAACCGAAAATGGGGTGAAACCATACAGCGTTCTTGCTGTTGATGACACACGGATTGGTCTTATGCTTCGCGCATACGGGACTGACGGTGTCGCCGATTATATGGACGAACGGTCAGTTGGAGATACCATTCAGGTGAAACCAACACTAACTGGAAGTCTTACTCTCCAGCAGACAGACCGACCAGCGGTGTTTATTGGGACTGGGACCGGTATTACACCGCTTATTGGTCTTTTACAGGAATATCTTGCTAACGGAGGTCCACAGGCAGTCTTTATGTTTGGGGAGAAAACACAGGAGCAGCTATTGTATAAACCACTGTTAGAACAATATGAACTCACATACCCAGTCGAAACGAGATTTTCCCTTTCGCGTGAAGAATGGCATGGTCACACTGGGTATATTCAAGAACAACTCTCAGGTGTGACCGATTCGCTGGGATCTGATGCAGATTACTACATTTGTGGCGTGCCGGTAGCAGTTGTCGCTGCAAAGGAGCGATTAGACGAATTAGGAATTCCATCTGATCGGGTGCATACAGAAGGTTGGGAAGATGCACAAGTAGCTTGA
- a CDS encoding helix-turn-helix domain-containing protein yields MLNTDILAAIGTKYNADILRASGQPQSAQELTEKLDIPIATCYRRIEQLIEANLLTLHDCVLSDQHRQTNIYQRHIDEITIQFRKDGIEMNLSRPSAVISQLNRVRDSNSKEEF; encoded by the coding sequence ATGTTAAATACGGACATACTTGCCGCGATTGGAACTAAGTATAACGCAGATATCCTCCGCGCGAGTGGTCAACCGCAATCTGCACAGGAACTAACTGAGAAGCTTGATATCCCGATCGCGACATGTTACCGTCGAATTGAGCAACTAATCGAAGCCAATCTTCTCACTCTACACGATTGTGTTCTTTCTGATCAGCACCGACAGACGAATATCTATCAACGTCATATCGATGAAATTACGATCCAATTCCGAAAGGATGGCATAGAAATGAATCTGTCTCGTCCATCAGCAGTCATTTCACAACTTAATCGAGTGCGAGACAGTAACTCAAAAGAGGAATTCTAG
- a CDS encoding universal stress protein: MYDHILIPTDGSKCAEEAVTHALDLAEQYDAEIHVLSVVDVRDVSHGAPTISPAQVESTLRENAHELTDAVADRAADTDISVTPAVEAGIPDDAIVTYAEEHNIDLIVIGTHGRTGLERYLLGSVTERTVRRSSVPVLTVRTDANGT, translated from the coding sequence ATGTACGATCATATCCTCATACCGACGGACGGCAGCAAGTGTGCAGAGGAGGCGGTCACGCATGCGCTTGACCTTGCAGAACAGTATGACGCAGAAATCCATGTATTATCGGTCGTTGATGTAAGAGATGTCAGTCACGGTGCTCCAACAATCAGCCCTGCACAGGTCGAATCAACGCTCCGCGAGAACGCACATGAGTTGACTGATGCTGTTGCAGACCGTGCTGCTGACACTGACATTAGTGTCACACCGGCAGTTGAGGCTGGTATTCCTGATGATGCTATTGTGACATACGCTGAGGAGCATAATATCGATCTCATTGTTATAGGAACACACGGTCGGACTGGGCTTGAGCGATATCTTCTTGGGAGTGTAACTGAACGAACTGTCAGGCGTTCATCAGTCCCAGTGCTGACTGTGCGTACAGATGCAAACGGAACGTAG
- a CDS encoding RIO1 family regulatory kinase/ATPase domain-containing protein: MEVRRYVRGHIEWPRLEAVARELADRYGHTADSLHIEFLDADNWLSTPMIVNERWFVKIISKQNSVVHALLTAGRNLGAFSAGTEGEGFFEHFATPLEMAEHEFTAAKRMRKLGLNAPKPIETFEVDNLGILVSEYLPDFQTLDSLNQQAETDVAPIIFKMLRQMHEDGLYHGDLRAENILLYEDDVYFIDVTNVNEESVADAMAYDIACALGALEPHLGVKSTIDAALSSYTLSELLVAARFLDFVNIRPDHDFDSAVLKGEIETRAASAESNPAI; encoded by the coding sequence ATGGAAGTCCGCCGATATGTTCGTGGGCACATCGAGTGGCCGCGGTTAGAGGCGGTCGCTCGCGAACTTGCCGACCGATACGGTCACACGGCTGATTCGCTTCATATTGAGTTTCTTGACGCTGACAATTGGCTTTCAACGCCGATGATTGTCAATGAGCGGTGGTTTGTTAAGATTATCTCAAAACAGAATTCTGTTGTTCACGCGCTTTTGACTGCTGGTCGAAACCTCGGAGCCTTTTCTGCTGGAACCGAAGGCGAGGGATTTTTTGAGCATTTTGCGACACCACTAGAGATGGCAGAACATGAGTTCACGGCTGCAAAGCGAATGCGTAAGCTTGGACTTAACGCTCCGAAACCAATTGAAACGTTTGAAGTAGATAATTTGGGTATTCTCGTCTCTGAGTATCTCCCAGATTTCCAGACGCTTGATAGTTTAAATCAACAAGCAGAGACAGATGTTGCACCGATCATATTCAAGATGTTACGACAGATGCACGAGGATGGGCTCTATCACGGTGATCTTCGTGCAGAGAATATTCTTCTGTATGAGGATGATGTGTATTTTATTGATGTGACAAATGTGAATGAAGAGAGTGTTGCTGATGCAATGGCATATGATATTGCCTGTGCACTGGGAGCACTTGAACCACATCTCGGTGTCAAATCAACCATTGATGCAGCTCTTTCCTCATATACGCTCTCAGAGCTCCTTGTGGCAGCACGCTTTCTTGATTTTGTTAATATTCGTCCGGATCATGACTTTGATTCTGCTGTTCTCAAAGGTGAAATCGAAACGCGAGCTGCATCCGCTGAGTCAAATCCAGCAATATAA
- a CDS encoding SRPBCC family protein: MTVRVRRVFEFTVPPSDVWKFIADPSKRADAISVVDTYEVDTTNTDSDDVPISATWEVALPIPLISSTATVNTEDVDRDPPTHVKFVGKSSVMNVTGEHTIEHDEPNQTTRLINEFVVDGRVPGVERYFKRNLDDELDNLESALRRSFEA; encoded by the coding sequence ATGACGGTACGGGTCAGGCGCGTTTTTGAGTTCACGGTACCGCCTTCAGATGTGTGGAAGTTTATTGCTGACCCATCAAAACGGGCGGACGCGATCAGTGTTGTAGATACATATGAAGTCGATACGACAAACACCGATAGCGATGATGTACCAATATCCGCAACGTGGGAGGTGGCGTTGCCAATTCCACTCATTAGTTCAACAGCAACAGTTAACACCGAAGATGTTGACAGAGATCCGCCGACGCATGTCAAGTTTGTCGGGAAGTCATCTGTAATGAATGTGACCGGTGAACATACAATCGAACATGATGAACCAAACCAGACGACACGATTAATCAACGAATTCGTCGTTGATGGTCGTGTTCCAGGTGTTGAACGGTATTTTAAACGGAATCTTGATGACGAACTCGACAATCTTGAGTCAGCACTTCGTCGGAGCTTTGAAGCATAA
- a CDS encoding DUF7123 family protein — protein MSEYTEEERQIVAYLRDSVAAGERYFRAKNIADAIGLSAKQVGARLPQLAEKSDDVDIEKWGRARSTTWRVTRG, from the coding sequence ATGAGTGAGTACACCGAAGAGGAACGGCAGATTGTCGCGTATTTGCGCGATAGCGTCGCTGCGGGGGAGCGATACTTCCGTGCGAAAAACATCGCCGACGCAATTGGCCTCTCGGCGAAGCAAGTCGGTGCGCGGCTGCCTCAATTGGCAGAGAAATCCGATGATGTCGATATTGAGAAATGGGGGCGAGCAAGATCAACGACATGGCGTGTCACCCGTGGATAA
- a CDS encoding potassium channel family protein — MASNTQQPVSHTRRRLGLYILTASISIILFTALYQWSMATFEGISVSWIEALHVVIETFTTTGYGEDADQWSSAPLLVLSILMQLTGVAFIFTTLPLFVVPLVEQALERSPPTTTTIEDHVVVSAFTDRGAVLINELQSQGISHVVIEPDRNRAVELTQQGYEVIHGDPEAVDTLANANVSTARALIADGDDRRNASVILAARELTSELRIVSFAEDPQVSDYHEYAGADEVVSPRQLLGESLAQKAASPIASKFNDAVPIGDDFEIAEVLVHPDSTLVGKKIINSEIGQRTGVNIIGIWFRGEFVSPPSPEAELDEHSVLVVTGSEEQLERLHVLAQSQTRRHRRGRVVVAGYGEVGRCAAETLESANLTHVIIDQDQSKPDNVDIIGDVTNAETLYEAGIENAESVLLAIDDDTAAIFATLVISQLSPQTEIIVRANDAESVQKLYHAGAEYVLALSTVSGRILASSLAEQDVIVAQSQIEVVRTDAPGLAGQSLVEADIRARTGSTVVAAERDDDLHTNIGPDFVIQQRDTLVVVGTDAGINRFNKLAST, encoded by the coding sequence ATGGCGTCTAATACCCAGCAGCCAGTCTCACATACGAGACGGCGACTTGGGCTTTATATTCTTACTGCATCTATTTCGATCATACTTTTTACCGCTCTTTATCAATGGTCAATGGCGACATTTGAGGGTATCTCTGTCAGTTGGATTGAAGCACTTCACGTTGTCATCGAGACGTTTACAACCACAGGGTATGGTGAGGATGCTGACCAGTGGAGTTCAGCACCGCTGCTTGTGCTTTCAATATTAATGCAATTGACTGGGGTTGCATTTATTTTCACGACCCTCCCGTTATTTGTTGTTCCACTCGTTGAGCAGGCGCTTGAACGAAGCCCTCCAACGACAACGACAATCGAAGACCACGTTGTTGTCTCTGCGTTTACAGATCGTGGCGCAGTTCTAATCAATGAGCTACAATCACAGGGTATCTCACATGTTGTGATCGAACCTGATCGGAATAGAGCAGTCGAACTTACACAACAGGGGTATGAGGTGATACACGGTGATCCAGAAGCGGTCGATACATTAGCGAATGCAAACGTATCGACTGCTCGTGCGCTTATCGCTGATGGTGACGACCGCCGAAATGCAAGTGTTATCCTCGCAGCACGTGAGTTGACAAGTGAGCTTCGGATTGTGAGCTTTGCTGAGGATCCACAAGTATCCGATTATCACGAGTACGCCGGTGCTGATGAGGTCGTTTCCCCGCGACAACTGCTTGGTGAGAGTCTTGCACAAAAGGCTGCATCACCAATTGCATCGAAATTCAATGATGCGGTTCCAATCGGCGATGATTTCGAAATCGCAGAAGTGCTTGTTCACCCAGATAGCACGCTCGTTGGTAAAAAGATCATCAACAGCGAAATTGGGCAGCGCACTGGGGTTAATATAATTGGGATTTGGTTCCGTGGTGAGTTTGTTTCGCCACCATCACCGGAAGCTGAACTTGATGAACACTCCGTATTGGTTGTGACCGGGAGTGAAGAGCAACTTGAGCGACTCCATGTACTTGCACAATCACAAACACGACGACATCGACGTGGACGTGTTGTTGTTGCTGGGTATGGTGAGGTTGGTCGATGTGCTGCTGAGACACTTGAATCTGCAAACCTCACACACGTCATTATTGACCAGGATCAGTCCAAACCCGACAATGTTGATATTATTGGGGATGTGACCAATGCTGAGACATTATATGAGGCAGGAATTGAAAACGCTGAGAGTGTTCTTCTTGCAATCGATGATGATACAGCAGCTATTTTTGCAACACTTGTCATCTCACAACTTTCCCCGCAAACAGAGATTATCGTCCGAGCAAATGATGCTGAGAGTGTTCAAAAACTCTATCACGCCGGAGCTGAGTATGTGCTTGCCTTATCGACAGTCAGTGGTCGCATTCTTGCGTCAAGCCTAGCTGAGCAGGATGTTATTGTTGCACAATCACAGATTGAGGTTGTTCGCACTGACGCACCAGGACTCGCTGGACAATCACTTGTCGAAGCAGACATCCGAGCTCGAACTGGAAGCACGGTCGTCGCCGCAGAGCGCGATGATGACTTACATACCAACATTGGTCCAGATTTTGTGATTCAACAGAGGGACACGCTCGTTGTTGTTGGCACTGATGCTGGGATTAACAGATTCAATAAATTAGCATCAACATAA